In Achromobacter pestifer, the DNA window TGGCCGCGGTCGCGACCACGCTGCTGGCGGTCCTGCCCCTGTTCCACCTGTTCGACTCGATGCAATGCATCAACTCCTACCTGCTGCGCGCCTACAAGGTCGCGGTGGTGCCGCTGCTGCTGCAAGTGGTCGCCCTGGCGGGCGTGGGCCTGGTCGGCGGCTGGTGGTTCGGCTTCGGCCCGGGCCGCGGCGGCCTGGACGGCGTGCGTGCCATCCTGGTGCCGGGCTCGCCGCAGGGCGCGGGCAGCATGTGGTTGATGGCCATGGTCGGACTGGGACTGTCGGCCGCGCTGCTGCACTATTGGTACCGGCGCATCGTGCGCGGGACGATCAAGTAAAAAAAGCAGCCTTGCGGCTGCTTTTTGACTACTGCGTACAAGAATCCGCCCCGCCGCCGGGCCGCCCCAAGGGGAAAGCCCCCCCCCTCGGGGGGCAGCTAACCCGCGCAGCGGGCGCGGCGTGGGGGCCTTTCCCCGCCGGGCCGCCCCAAGGGGAAAGCGCCCCCTCGGGGGGCAGCTAGCCCGCGCAGCGGGCGCGGCGTGGGGGCCTTTCCCCGCCGGGCCGCCCCAAGGGGAAAGCGCCCCCTTCGGGGGGCAGCTAGCCCGCGCAGCGGGCGCGGCGTGGGGGCCTACTTCGGCCGTTTATCGATCACGCGGCGCGCCTTGCCGGTCAGCGTGCGTTCCACGTGGCCCGAATCCGACACCTGGATGCGCGCGCTGACGCCGATATGCGTCTTGACCGCATGCTGCAGCTGCTTGCCCAGGTTCGCGCGTTCCGCGTCCGACAGGGTCGAGAACTCGGCGCGCAACTCGGTCAGGATTTCCAGCTCGTCCATATTGCCGGAGCGCGACAGCACCAGTTGGTAGTGCGGCGCCAACTGGGCGATCTTCAGGACCAGTTCCTCGACCTGCGTCGGGAACATGTTGACGCCGCGCACGATCAGCATGTCGTCGCTGCGGCCGGTGATCTTGCCGATGCGCCGCATGCTGCGAGCGGTCGGCGGCAAGAGGCGCGTCAGGTCGCGGGTGCGGTAGCGGATGATGGGCATCGCTTCCTTGGTCAGCGAGGTGAACACCAGTTCGCCCGGCTCGCCGTCGGCCACGGGTTCGCCCGTGTCGGGATTGATGATTTCCGCGTAGAAATGGTCCTCCCAGACCACCGGGCCGTCCTTGGTTTCGACGCACTCGCTGGCCACGCCCGGCCCCATCACTTCGGACAGGCCGTAGATGTCCACCGCGTCGATGCCGGCTTCGGTCTCGATGTCGGCGCGCATCTGCCCGGTCCAGGGTTCGGCGCCGAAGATGCCGATGCGCAACGAGCTTTGACGCGGATCAATCCCCTGGCGGCGCTGTTCCTCCAGAATATTGCAGAAGTAGGAAGGCGTGACCATGATGATGTCCGGACGGAAATCGTTGATCAGCTGCACCTGCTTTTCGGTCTGTCCGCCCGACATCGGGATGACCGTGCAGCCCAGGCGTTCCGCGCCGTAATGCGCGCCCAGGCCGCCCGTGAACAGGCCGTAGCCGTAGGCCACGTGCACCGTGTCGCCGGGCTTGCCGCCCGCCGCGCGGATCGAGCGCGCCACCAGGTTGGCCCAGTTGTCCAGGTCGCTCTTGGTGTAGCCCACGACCGTCGGCTTGCCGGTGGTGCCGCTGGAGGCGTGGATGCGCGAGATGCGCTCGCGCGGCACGGCGAACATGCCGAAAGGATAGTTCTCGCGCAGTTCCTTCTTCGTGGTGAAGGGGAACCTCGAGATGTCGGACAGCTGCTTCAGGTCGTCCGGGTGCACCCCGGCTTCATCGAAGGCCTTCTTGTAGTGCGGAACATTTTCGTAGGCATGCTTGAGCGACCACTTCAGCCGCTCCAGCTGCAACGCGCGCAGCTCATCCTCGCTGGCATGCTCGATGGGGTCCAGCCCCGGCTTGCTCATGGTGTTGGACATGGTTATCTCTCTCCTGAAATTCTCTCTGCGCGGGGCCTGATCGCGGCGGGCGGAAGCCCTGCCCGCTCGCAACGCGGCCCGCGGCCGTATCTCTTTGCTTGGCTGGCTGCCTTAAGCGTCCGCGGGGACGCCGACGATCTGGCCCTTGATGCGGTAGGAGCGGCCGCGGAACAACGCCACGTTGCGCCCCTCCTGGTTGGTCACGGTTACGTCGTAGACGCCGGTGCGGCCGGCCAGCGAGCGCTCCTGCGCCACCGCCGTCAGCAGATCGCCTTCGAAACCCGGCGCCAGGTAATCGATGGTGCAGCCCGAAGCCACGGTGCTGACATTGCGCGAATTGCAGGAAAACGCGAAGGCGCTGTCGGCCAGGGCGAAGATGAATCCGCCGTGGCAGGTCTTGTGGCCGTTCAACATGTCGGCGCGCACGCGCATGGTCAGGCGCGCGTAGCCCGGCGCCATTTCCTCGACTTTCATGTCCAGGCCCTGCGACGCGGCATCGCCCGCGTACATCACGGTGCCGACGGCGTGCGCCAGCTCCTGGGGATCGGCCGGCACTTCGACCGCGGGAACGTGTGCGTTCATTCTTATTGCCCCTTGAATTGCGGTTCGCGCTTGCCGAGGAAGGCGGCCACGCCTTCCGCGTAGTCCGCGCTGCGGCCCAGTTCGCGCATCATGTCGCGTTCCAGATCGAGCTGCGTGGACAGGTCATTGCCCAGGCTGGCCTGCATGGCCCGCTTGGTGTATGCCAGGCCCATGGTCGGCGCCTTGGCGAAGTGCTGCGCCAGGCCTTCCAGCGCGGCGTCGAATTCCTCGTCCGCCACGCATTGCCAGATCAGGCCCCATTCTTCGGCCTGCTTGGCGCTGAGCTTGTCGCCCAGCATGGCCAGGCCCATGGCGCGGGCGCGGCCGACCAGGCGCGGCAGCACAAAGGTGCCGCCCGTGTCGGGGATCAGCCCGAGGCGGCAGAACGACTGGATGAACGTGGCCGAAGCCTTGGCGATGACGATGTCGCCGGCAAACGCCAGGTTGGCGCCCGCGCCGGCCGCCACGCCGTTCACACCCACCACGACGGGCATGGGCAAGGCGTTCACGCGGCGCACCAGCGGCCCGTAGAACTTGTCGACGGTCTCGCCCAAGTCGGGCGGCGTGCCATCGGCCGCGGGCTTGCGCTCGCTCAGGTCCTGGCCGGCGCAGAAACCGCGGCCGGCGCCGGTCAGCACCAGCACGCGCGCGCCTTCGGTTTCCACGCGGGTCAGGGCATCCGCCACTTCGCCGTGCATGTTGGCCGTGAAGCTGTTCAGCTTGTCGGGGCGGTTCAGCGTCAGGCGCGCGATGCCGCCGGACAGGTCGAATTGGATATCCTGGTAGCTCATGTCGGCCGCCCCGTTCAAACGTGACGGCGGGTTTGCACCACGCGGAAGCGGTTGGACACGAAGGCCGAATCGGACAGCGCGGCGTTGGCGGCCGGGTTGGCGCCGGTGCCGTGGAAGTCGCTGAAGGCAGCCGTCTGGTTGACGAACACGCCGCCCGTCAGGTTCAGCGACAGCGACACGCCCGAGACTTCCGCCGCGTCCTGCACCTGGTCGGCGACGGCGTCGCTGGTGGTGTAGGCGGACAGCGACAGCGCGCCATGCTTGATGACGCTGTCGCGCGCCAGCTGGATGCTGTGGGTGGTGGAATCGGTGGCGACCACGAAGGCGATCGGACCGAACCATTCCTGGCTGATGGCGGCGTTGCCGGCTTCCGTGCGCAGCAAGAGCGGCGTGCGGACGCGGGCGTTCTCGAATTGCGGGTGCGCCAGCGCCTTGCTGTCGGCCACCACCGGCAGGCCCAGCGCGCGGGCCTTTTCGATGCGCTCGACGATGCCTTCGTTCTGGATCGCGCCGGTCAGCTCGACGGCCTTGGCCGCATCGGCGCCAACCTTTTCGACCGCGGCGCCCAGGGCGGCCGCGACCTCATCGAAGCTGACGCGGCCTTCCGGCGTCTGGATGCCGTCGCGCGGCACGTAGATGTTCTGCGGCGCGGTGCACATCTGGCCCGAGTACAGGGCCAGCGAGAACGCCAGGTTGCGGGCCACGCCCTTCAGGTCGTCGGTGGAATCGATGATGACCTGGTTGACGCCGGCCTTCTCGGTGTAGACCAGCGCCTGGCGGGCGTTGTTTTCCAGCCAGTCGCCGTTGGCGGTGCTGCCGGTGAAATCGACGATCTTGACCGCCGGGTCCAGCGCCAGCTTCTGCGCGGTGTCGTCACCGGCGGCATGCGCGGCCAGCTGCACCACGTCCGGATCGAAGCCTGCTTCCTGCAGCACTTCGCGCGCCACCTTCACGGTGATGGCCAGGGGTAGGATGGCGCCGGGGTGCGGCTTGACGATGACGGTGTTGCCGGTCGCCAGGCTGGCGAACAGGCCGGGGTAGCCGTTCCAGGTCGGGAAGGTGGAGCAGCCGATCACCAGCGCGACGCCGCGCGGCACCACGGTGAACTGCTTTTCCATGCGGATCGGGTCATTCTTGCCTTGCGGCTTTTCCCAGACGGCCACGCCGGGGATGCGCGACATTTCCTGCCAGGCGTAGGTCACGGCTTCGAAGCCGCGGTCCTGCGCGTGCGGGCCGCCGGCCTGGAAGGCCATCATGAAGCCCTGGCCGGTGGTGTGCTGGACCGCGTAGGCGATCTCGAAGCTGCGCTTGTTCAGGCGCGCCAGGATTTCCAGCGACACGCCCACCCAGGCGCGCGGACCAGCGCGGCGCCAGTCTTCCAGCGCACGCTTGGAAGCGGAGATCAGCTTGTCGGCGGGCACGCGCGGGTAGGTGATGCCCAGGTCGAAGCCGAAGGGCGACTTTTCGCCGCCCACGGTGCCGTCGGCATCATGCAGGTTCAGCGGGAAAGGCTTGCCTTGCAAGGCTTCGAAGGCCGCGCGGCCTTCGTCGTTGGCGGTCTCGCCATAGTTGCGGGGGCTGGGCGACTCGGGAAAGGGGCTCCAGTAGCCGCGCAGGGCGGCGGCGGCGATGGCTTGTTCCAGCAGGGGCTGGTGGCGTTCGAAGAATTGTTGGGACACTGCGTCTCTCCAGATAAGTATGGTTTTCTGCCTGGCGCGGGCCGGGTCAGGTTTCCTGGTCGAAGTCGATGACCAGGCGGTCGCTGACCGGGAAGCTCTGGCAGCTCAGGATGAAACCGCGCGCCACTTCGTAGTCTTCCAGGGCGAAGTTGGCGTCCATGTCCACCTCGCCTTCGATGACCTTGCAGCGGCAGGTGGAACACACCCCGCCCTTGCACGAATACGGCAGTTCAATCCCTTGCGCCAGCGCCGAATCCAGCACGCTGTCTTTATTCTTTTCAATCACGAACATACGGCTGTGGCCATCCTGCACCACGGTAACCTCGCACTGCCCCTTGCCGGGCGCCTGGCGGGCGTCCTGGCCGGTGCGCAACGCGCGCGGCCCCTTGGGCGCGCCGAAGAGTTCGAACTTGATGTTCGACTTCGGAATGCCGCGGGCCTGCAGCCGCTCGACCACGCTTTCAGTCATGGTCTGCGGACCACAGACAAAAGCGTAATCGATATCCTCGGGACTCATCCAGGCCGACATCAGTTGGTCGACCTTGTCGCCGTCCAGGCGGCCGTTGAAGAGTTCGATGTCCTGGGTCTCGCGGCTCATGATGTAGACCAGCGAGAAGCGTTCCATGTAGAGGTTCTTCAGGTCCTCGATCTCTTCGCGGAACAGCACCGCGGACGAGGCGCGGTTGCCGAAGAACAGCGTGAACGTGCTGCCAGGCTCGGTGGAAAGCGCGGTCTTGACCAGCGAGAACACCGGCGTGATGCCGCTGCCCACGGCAAACGCCACGTAGTGGCGCTTGTTCTCGGGCGAAAAATCGACCGTGAAGTTGCCGGCCGGCGCCATGACTTCCAGGGTCTGGCCAGGCTGCAGCTCATGGTTGGCCCAGCTGGAGAAGACGCCCTCGTCCACCTTCTTGATGGCCACGCGCAGCAGCTTGTCATGAGGCGCCGAACAGATGGAATAGGAGCGGCGCTGTTCCTGGCCGTCGAGCTCGGTGCGCAGCGTCAGGTACTGGCCCGGCAGGAAGGCGAACTCTTGCGCCAGCGTCTCGGGCAGGTCGAAGGTCACGACCACGGCGTCGCGCGTGTTGCGCGCCACCGAGGCCACCGTCAAGGAATGGAATTGGTTCTGGCTCATTGCGAAACCGCTCTCAGTGAGTCTTGAAATAATCGAAGGGCTCGCGGCAAGACACGCAGCGATACAGCGCCTTGCAGGACGTGGACCCGAAATTGCTGACCAGGCGCGTGTCTTTCGAGCCGCAGCGCGGGCAGGCGATGGCGGGGCCGGCCGTGCGCCGGCTGATGCCCGAGATGTCGACGGCGCGCTGGACGGGCGCGGCGATGCCGTAGCCCTTGAGTGCCTCGCGTCCCTTCTCGCTCATCCAGTCGGTGGTCCAGGCCGGCGCCAGGCGCGTTTCCACGCGGACCTCGGCGATGCCGTGGCGGGCCAGCGTCTGCTGGATGTCCTGCGTGATCTCGCGCATGGCCGGGCAGCCGGAGTACGTGGGCGTGATGACCACGACACAGGCCTCGCCGTCCCAGGACACGTCCCGCACCACGCCCAGATCCACCACGGACAGCACGGGGATCTCCGGATCGGGGACCTCTTGCAGCCAGGCGTAGACCTGGTCGGCGGAAACGGGCGCCAGCGCGTTCACCAGGTGGCTCCCGGATAGGCGCGCGGCAGGAACTGCATTTCGGCGAGCACGTAGCCCAGGTCCTCGGTGTGCCTGCCCTGGCGGCCGCCACGGTACGCAAGATGGTTGGCGGCGGCTTCGTCGGGCACGGTCAGGGTGGCTTCTTCCAGCACTTCGCGCACATGGGCCAGCCAGGGCTGGCGCAAGGCCGACAGCTCACAGCCGATGCCGCGGGCGGCGACGTCCAGGTCCACGGCGTCGTCGGCGAACAGTTCGCCGGTGAAGCGCCAGGCGTCATCGATGGCAGCCTGCATCTTGGCGTGGCTTTCCGCCGTGCCGTCGCCCAGGCGTACCACCATGTCCGAGGAACGGCGCACGTGGTAGGTCACTTCCTTGATGGCCTTGGCCGCGATGGCGGCGACGCGCTCGTCCGTCGACTGCTCCAGGCGCTGCAGCAGGAAGTAGTGCCAGACGTCGAACAGGAACTGGCGCGCCATGGTGTCGGCGTAATTGCCGTTGGGGCGTTCAGCCAGCAGCAGGTTGTGGAACTGGTGCGCGTCGCGCAGGTAGGCCAGCGCGTCTTCGTCGCGGCCGGCGCCTTCGACTTCACCCGC includes these proteins:
- the paaE gene encoding 1,2-phenylacetyl-CoA epoxidase subunit PaaE produces the protein MSQNQFHSLTVASVARNTRDAVVVTFDLPETLAQEFAFLPGQYLTLRTELDGQEQRRSYSICSAPHDKLLRVAIKKVDEGVFSSWANHELQPGQTLEVMAPAGNFTVDFSPENKRHYVAFAVGSGITPVFSLVKTALSTEPGSTFTLFFGNRASSAVLFREEIEDLKNLYMERFSLVYIMSRETQDIELFNGRLDGDKVDQLMSAWMSPEDIDYAFVCGPQTMTESVVERLQARGIPKSNIKFELFGAPKGPRALRTGQDARQAPGKGQCEVTVVQDGHSRMFVIEKNKDSVLDSALAQGIELPYSCKGGVCSTCRCKVIEGEVDMDANFALEDYEVARGFILSCQSFPVSDRLVIDFDQET
- the paaN gene encoding phenylacetic acid degradation protein PaaN, whose product is MSQQFFERHQPLLEQAIAAAALRGYWSPFPESPSPRNYGETANDEGRAAFEALQGKPFPLNLHDADGTVGGEKSPFGFDLGITYPRVPADKLISASKRALEDWRRAGPRAWVGVSLEILARLNKRSFEIAYAVQHTTGQGFMMAFQAGGPHAQDRGFEAVTYAWQEMSRIPGVAVWEKPQGKNDPIRMEKQFTVVPRGVALVIGCSTFPTWNGYPGLFASLATGNTVIVKPHPGAILPLAITVKVAREVLQEAGFDPDVVQLAAHAAGDDTAQKLALDPAVKIVDFTGSTANGDWLENNARQALVYTEKAGVNQVIIDSTDDLKGVARNLAFSLALYSGQMCTAPQNIYVPRDGIQTPEGRVSFDEVAAALGAAVEKVGADAAKAVELTGAIQNEGIVERIEKARALGLPVVADSKALAHPQFENARVRTPLLLRTEAGNAAISQEWFGPIAFVVATDSTTHSIQLARDSVIKHGALSLSAYTTSDAVADQVQDAAEVSGVSLSLNLTGGVFVNQTAAFSDFHGTGANPAANAALSDSAFVSNRFRVVQTRRHV
- the paaK gene encoding phenylacetate--CoA ligase PaaK encodes the protein MSNTMSKPGLDPIEHASEDELRALQLERLKWSLKHAYENVPHYKKAFDEAGVHPDDLKQLSDISRFPFTTKKELRENYPFGMFAVPRERISRIHASSGTTGKPTVVGYTKSDLDNWANLVARSIRAAGGKPGDTVHVAYGYGLFTGGLGAHYGAERLGCTVIPMSGGQTEKQVQLINDFRPDIIMVTPSYFCNILEEQRRQGIDPRQSSLRIGIFGAEPWTGQMRADIETEAGIDAVDIYGLSEVMGPGVASECVETKDGPVVWEDHFYAEIINPDTGEPVADGEPGELVFTSLTKEAMPIIRYRTRDLTRLLPPTARSMRRIGKITGRSDDMLIVRGVNMFPTQVEELVLKIAQLAPHYQLVLSRSGNMDELEILTELRAEFSTLSDAERANLGKQLQHAVKTHIGVSARIQVSDSGHVERTLTGKARRVIDKRPK
- the paaC gene encoding 1,2-phenylacetyl-CoA epoxidase subunit PaaC, which translates into the protein MDKTLFEYLLRLGDSSLILSQRLGAWTGHGPILEEDLALTNTALDLLGQARMWLTLAGEVEGAGRDEDALAYLRDAHQFHNLLLAERPNGNYADTMARQFLFDVWHYFLLQRLEQSTDERVAAIAAKAIKEVTYHVRRSSDMVVRLGDGTAESHAKMQAAIDDAWRFTGELFADDAVDLDVAARGIGCELSALRQPWLAHVREVLEEATLTVPDEAAANHLAYRGGRQGRHTEDLGYVLAEMQFLPRAYPGATW
- the paaG gene encoding 2-(1,2-epoxy-1,2-dihydrophenyl)acetyl-CoA isomerase PaaG, whose amino-acid sequence is MSYQDIQFDLSGGIARLTLNRPDKLNSFTANMHGEVADALTRVETEGARVLVLTGAGRGFCAGQDLSERKPAADGTPPDLGETVDKFYGPLVRRVNALPMPVVVGVNGVAAGAGANLAFAGDIVIAKASATFIQSFCRLGLIPDTGGTFVLPRLVGRARAMGLAMLGDKLSAKQAEEWGLIWQCVADEEFDAALEGLAQHFAKAPTMGLAYTKRAMQASLGNDLSTQLDLERDMMRELGRSADYAEGVAAFLGKREPQFKGQ
- the paaD gene encoding 1,2-phenylacetyl-CoA epoxidase subunit PaaD, whose protein sequence is MNALAPVSADQVYAWLQEVPDPEIPVLSVVDLGVVRDVSWDGEACVVVITPTYSGCPAMREITQDIQQTLARHGIAEVRVETRLAPAWTTDWMSEKGREALKGYGIAAPVQRAVDISGISRRTAGPAIACPRCGSKDTRLVSNFGSTSCKALYRCVSCREPFDYFKTH
- the paaI gene encoding hydroxyphenylacetyl-CoA thioesterase PaaI: MNAHVPAVEVPADPQELAHAVGTVMYAGDAASQGLDMKVEEMAPGYARLTMRVRADMLNGHKTCHGGFIFALADSAFAFSCNSRNVSTVASGCTIDYLAPGFEGDLLTAVAQERSLAGRTGVYDVTVTNQEGRNVALFRGRSYRIKGQIVGVPADA